In Candidatus Bathyarchaeota archaeon, the sequence ACGCTAAGCCTTCACAGAAATCTGCGATTTCGCTAGTTAAATTAGTAAAGCGTAGAAAGTCTTCTCGATTTATGAGTATAGCACCTATCTGTGCAAGTTCCTGCGAAACGATTCGTCTGGCTTTATCTACTTCTTCTTCCGTTTTCTTTATCTCGACGAAAACTTGTCTTGCAGTGTCTTTGTCGTCAGCGGCAAAGCAATCAACCATTTGAGGAACTTTACGTGCAATCTCCAGCACCTTGCGTAGATGGTCTTGACAAACGCTAAGTGCTCTTCGCTTTACACGCTCTTCTGTTTCAACCGGAAGTACCAAGTTCTCACCGCGGAAATGCCTCTGTAGACACTATCATAGAATATGCGAATTCATTAAAAAATTTAACGAAACTTGTCGCTGTTTTTATATGCTTTTTCCAATGTCTTTGAAATCTTTTTTGTGGCTGAAGTAGGCATGTAAACTTTTAGGCAGGTTTTCCATTTTTGTGCGGACTTGTTTCCATGAGTCACGGTCTCGCACGGTTACTGTGTCATCGTTTAATGTTTGATAGTCAATCGTGATGCAGAGGGGTGTGCCGGCTTCATCGGCTCGAGCATAGCGCCTTCCAATGGAGCCAGCTTCGTCATACTCCACCATAAAACCTTCAATCATCAACATTTTGTGTAGCTTTTTTGCTTTTTCTGCCAAACCGTCTTTGGTGACTAAAGGATACAACCCAACCTGTACAGGCGCCAGTTCCCTTGGAAACCTCAGAAGCGTTCTACCCTCTCGTTTACCGTAGGCGTATTCTAAAGCCACATACACAATCCTGTCTATTCCAAAACTTGGCTCAACGACGTGAGGGATAAACCGTCTTCCCGTTTCTTCTATATCCTTACAGACAATCTTAACATGTTCAGGTAAAATTTTAAACGACTTTGCCATGTAGTACCCGTTTTCTCGCAGAGATTTTTTGACTTCTTCAACATCGGCTTCTAGAAGTAAAGCCATTACTCTTGAGGCGTCTTTTTTGAATGCTGGACCAATCTCAGCCAAGACCGGTTCAACAACAACTTTTTCCGTCATTTTAGGTTTGTCGTATTCTTTGAAAACTTGCATGTCCACACCACTGTGTTCCATATGCTGTTTCAAATCGTAGTCTGAGCGGTAGTTGTGACCTGAAACTTCTGTCCAGCCCCAGCGGTCCAAGTAGATTTCTTGGTCATAGCCCTGCTCGGAATAATGCGCTCTTTCCCATTCCAATTTTTCAATGAAACGTTGCTTATCATCTGGAACCCCAAGCACATTTAGGAAGTATTTAGCCAAGACCATAAAGTATGCTTGCCATTCTGTTTTGATGTAGCCTTTTTGCAGTGCTTTTTTCACCGTCACGTCCACTGCTTTTTTTGCATCTTTCTGTCTCAGCTCTGCAGGTATGAGGCACAAAGTTTCTTCCTCAACCTCCTTCATCAGAGGACATTTGGGATCTTTCGGATCAAAAAAGAATTCTATGTCCGCGATAGTGAACTCCCTTTGTCTGATGAGACCTTGTCTGGGTGATATTTCATTTCTCAGAGCATGCCCAATTTGAGCAACTCCTAGGGGAAATCTCTCTCTGGCAGTTTCGTAGAGGCGTCTAAACTCGACGAAAATACCCTGTGCCGCTTCTGGTCTACCGTAGCCAACCGCGTCTGAATAAGGCCCAATTGTTGTGGTAAACATGGTCATGAAGTATTTTGGCTTGCCTAACTCGCTACCACATTCGGGGCACTCTATGTTGTGTTTCTTTATTTCTGTGGCTATTTCCTGAAGGCTAAGTTTTTCAGTTTGTGTATCACTCATTTTGGCTTGTTCTTGAAGTAGGTGGTCCGCTCGAAACTTTTTCTTACATTTCAGACATTCTACCATAGGCTCTTGAAAGGCTTTCACATGGCCAGATGCTTCAAACACTTTTGCCGGCGTTACAATAGAAGACTCCATTTCGAGGATGTTAAGAGGTTTGATGAAGAAATCTCTGAATTTTGCTTCTATTCTTTGTTTAAGCAGTGAGCCTAGGGGTCCATATGTATAGAAACCGCTGACGCCGCCGTAAATCTCGTAGGAAGGCCAAAAGAAACCTCGGCGTCTGGCGAGCTCGCTGATAATTTCGTACTTATCAGGTTTCTGCATTAAGCTTCAAATCCCCCTTTATCCGTCGTTATTTGCAGCTATAATGTATTTCTTCATAATAAAACAAACGTACAGTTTTTGGAAATTTCTCCATGTCACTTCATTAACTTCTTTTCAAGTTTCATTATCGTATCAAGTTTCCTCTTCATTTCCTGCTTTAGATGCACTATTGTCTTCGTGGGCGTTGGATCAATACCTCTCAACAACGCCAAGTATATACTTGCAAAATCACCTATGTACATGGTTGAAAGCATTTTTGCCAGCTTCTGTTTGCCAACAGCTTGAATTTCCAAAATATTGTGAACCTTTTTAGATGTGATTTGTTTTGTTATTTCAATTCTTTTTCTGATTTCGGGTGGCTCTTTTGGGTCTCGGATGAGTATTATAGAGAAGTTTTTTGTGAAGTTTTCAGGTGCTGCCCATCCGACAACTTCATTGTGGTTAAGTTCCGAAAATGTATCGAACTTACTTGGAACTTTGCTGTTTTCATTAAATTGACATTTTAGGCGTCGTGCTACGGCGCTGTATTGTCTGAATCCGTAAATTATCGGAATGGTGCCTTCTATTCGCAAAGCAAGTTTTTTTGCTCTGTTGTCTTTCAGAGGAATTCGAAGCTTGCTTTCTTCGCTGATTTTTTGCAAAACATGCAAAGCCTCTTCAATTTCTTCCTTCGCTTTTTTGACAATATGTAATTTTTCCATCAACACTACAAGTGGAAAGAAAGTGTAAGCAATTGCAGCACGTGGAGGAAGGCCAGGAGGTATGGAAATGTGGGGAATTTTTAGTTTTTGTGAAAATGCTTGAAGGTGTCCTCCAGAGGATATCGTTATGACCATGCAGTGCCGCTTTACGGCTTCTAGGAAGGCGCTTAGGGTTTCTTCGGTTTCTCCCGAGTAACTGACGGCAATCACCAGGCTGTTTCCATTGGCGTATGCAGGTAAGACGTAGTCTCTGCAAATTTCAATGGGAATTAAAGCTCTGTCACGTAGCCAGTCTTTGAGTAGTTCTCCGCCTATGGCTGAGCCGCCCATTCCGGCGACAATGACGTTTTTGGGTGTCTTGTATGGCATTTTCAGTTTTTCAGCTCGTTTGATGGCGTCTCTGCAGAAGTCTGGAGTCTTCTCGCATAGTTCAAGCATGTTGCTCTTGTCTATTGCCCTAACTTTGTCTGGTTGGTCTAGAACTGTAGGTTTTGGCATTACGTCATCAACTCACCGTATTTTCTGTGTCTAAGCTTTTAAAAGCAGAGGTAGCTTTAAGGAGAGACGTCATTTCTATTCTGTGGAAAGGAGAGTATAAGAATTGGTGTCTAATCGCGAGTTTTCGATGGCTATTCCTGCTTCACTGGTTTTTGACATTCCACATCTTAGGGAGAAAACTTTGAGAGTTGGAATGGTGGGGAGAGCCGCCGCAATTTTCGGTGTAGATGAAATTATTATTTTCTCAGATGTGCCAGAGAGGAACCAAAATCGAGAGTTTAACCTCATCGCTTCAATTCTTTCTTATATGGAGACGCCGCAGTACTTGCGGAAGCAATTGTTCAAAATAAAGCCGGAGTTAAGATTTGCGGGGGTGTTGCCGCCTCTTCGTACGCCGCATCATCCTTTGCAGAATCGTGTGAAAGACTTGGTTGATGGTGAATATCGCGAAGGTGCAGTTATAGCTCATACGCAGGATGGGACTCTTGTGGATGTAGGTGTTGAACGACACGCCTTGATACGGAACAAGAAAATGCAGATTAACACACGTGTCACAGTAAGGATAAGAAAAACAAAGCGGCTGTTGGGAGCGGATGTTGTAAACCGCAGCGAAATCGCAGAGTATTGGGGATACAAAGTAACTCGTTCACGCTTGACGTTTGGAAAACTTTTGAAGAAAAATGCTTTCGATTTAGTTATAGCAACGTCTAAGTACGGAAAACCTTTCGTTGACATTTCGGAAGAGTTGACAAATCGCTGGAAGGCTTCTCGCAAAATCCTTGTGGCTTTTGGCGCGCCTACAAGAGGACTATACGAGATTGCTAAACAGGAGAACTTGAACTTGGACAACGTTGCTGATTTTGTGATAAACACAATCCCTAATCAAAATGTTGAAACCGTGCGCACCGAAGAAGCACTCCTCGTGACCTTGGGAATTCTGAACTACATGGTTGCTAAAGGTTAAAATCCCACCGCATTATATAGTGGCGCATGCAATTCGACATCGTGCTTCCATTAATCATCACCATTATCACAATAGCTACAGTTTGGCTGTATGAAAAGTTTGAAACTAGGATAAAGTCGCTTTTTGAAGAAAAAGAATTTCAGATTCGGGATGTTGTCTTTCTTGTAATCGCCATGGGAGTTATGGTTACAGTCATCGTGTTTGTTCCTCAGCAAGCCATCAAAGTTTTGTTTTTGACGGCTTACTCTTTCGTTCTGTTCCTTTTTACTTACGTTGCAACTGAGAAGTTGTATTTTGCCGTGTTGCCGCCCATTGTTTTTGTGGCACTATACCTTTTCTTTTGGGACATCATCTTACTTAACATATTTGCAGTAATTTTCGCTGTATTTATCTCAGTTTATCTTGGCGGTTTGTTTTCATGGACAACTGTCTTAGTTTTTGCTGGGTTGATTACTGTTATGGATTTCATCCAAGTTTTCGGAACAGGATTTATGGGCGAGGCTGCCGGCAAATTCATTAAACTTAAACTACCTGTACTAATCTATGTTCCCACTTTCCCTACAGAAAAGTGGATTGGCTTGGGGTTGGGAGACATATTTTTAGCTGGTTTACTTGCCATTCAAACTGCCCAGAAGTACAGCAGAAGGGCAGGAATCACATCTGCCATATCAGTAGGCTTCGCTTTCTTTCTCTTCGAAATTGCACTCTTCTATTACGAGTTTGCTAGCTTCTTCCCTGCCACTCTTGTAGTGGTTGGTGGATGGCTTCTAGGTCTAGGGCTACACCTCATTATTGAGCAAAAACGCGCTTCGTAACCTTTATAACTTGATGCTTGTATTGAACAAAGACGAGTGGAAATTATGGGGCATAGAAAGAAAAGTGCTCCAAAACGCGGTTCCTTAGCATATTTGCCTAGGGGACGTGCCGCTCGAGAAACTGGCAGAATACGCTACTGGCCTCCCACAACTGAAGGCCCTAAACTTCTCGGGTTTATGGGCTACAAAGCTGGAATGACCCACCTCTTTTACGTGGAAGACCATCCTCGCTCCCCAAATTTTGGAAAGGAAGTAAATCAGCCGAGCACAGTTATTGAAACTCCGCCAATTCTGATTTGTGGAGTCCGCGCTTATATCAAAACTGACTATGGTTTGAAAACATTCACAGAAGCTTGGATGAAAGATCCTCCGAAGGACTTGGAACGAATTTTCACTTTGCCAGATAATTTCGCCCCTGAGAACGGGTTAAAGAAGATTGAAGAAAACTTGGACAGCATTGTTGAGTTTCGCCTTTTAACGATTACTCAGCCTCGACTGACGAGTGTTCCGAAGAAGAAGCCAGAGCTTATGGAGATAAAGGTTGACGGGGCGTCGATAAAGGAGTTATTTGAGTATGCTCGGGGGTTGCTGGGTAAGACGGTGGGGGTTACTGAGGTTTTTAAGGAAGGTCAGCTTGTGGACGCGATTGCGATTTCTAAAGGGAAGGGGTTTCAAGGGCCCGTGAAGCGGTGGGGTATTAGGATTTTGTCTCGTAAGTCTAGGAAAATTAAGAGGGGTGTGGCGTGTATTGGGCCTTGGAGGCCGCCTCGAGTTTTATATACTGTTCCTAGGGCCGGGCAGATGGGGTATCATAAGAGAACTGAGTATAATAAGCGCATTTTAAAGATAGGAGTTGATGGTAAAGAAGTGACGCCTAGCGGTGGCTTCGTGAGATATGGAGTTGTAAAGAGTACGTTTCTTTTGTTGAAGGGGAGTGTGCCTGGTCCTCGGAAACGTTTGATTCGGCTTCGTGTTCCTGCGCGACCGTCTACGACAGTGCCTGTGGAGCCTCCGAAGATTGTTGAGATTTCTTTGGCGTCGCAGCAAGGGTAGATAATGAAGGTGTGATTTATGGGTAAGGTGACGTCGAAAGTTTTTGATTTGAAGGGGAAGGCTGTTGGGAAAGTTAAGCTTCCTAAGGTTTTCCGTACTCCTTTGCGCCCGGATGTCATTAAGCGGGCTGTCGTTGCTTTGCAGTCTCGTCGTTTTCAACCTCAGGGGAGGGATCCGATGGCAGGTAAGAGGACCACGGCTGAATCTCGGGGGGTTGGTTTAGGTATTGCTAGGGTTCCCAGGATGAAGGATAGAAATCGGGCTGCTTTTGGTGTGAGTATTGTTGGGGGTCATCGTGCTAATCCTCCTCGTTCGGAGAAGAGGATTGTAAAGAGGATTCCGCGGAAGGAGATGGGATTAGCTTTGCGTTCTGCAGTTGCCGCCACAGGTGCGAAGGATGTTGTTACTGGTAGAGGGCATTTGGTTGATGATGTTCGGGATTTTCCGTTGGTAGTGGTTGATGATGTGGAAGACTTGCGGCGCACGAAGGATGTGGAGGGGGTTCTTTTGGAGTTGGGTGTTTGGGCTGATGTTTTTCGGGTGAAGGAGAGCAGGAGTGTGCGGGCTGGACGGGGGAAGACACGTGGGCGAAGGTATAAGCAGGCTGTTGGTCCTTTGATTGTCGTGGTTGAGAATAAAGGGATTGTTGAGGCTGGGCGGAATTTGCCAGGCGTTGATGTTGTGTTAGTTGAGGGGTTGAATGTGGAGTTGCTGGCGCCTGGGACCCATGCTGGTAGGCTTACGGTGTGGAGTAACTCGGCTTTGGAGAGACTTGGCGAGAAGTTGGGGGAGGTTGCGTAATTTTGGACCCATACGATGTTGTTTTGTATCCGTTGATGACTGAAGTTGCTAGCAGACTGCTTGAGACAGAGAATAAGTTGATTTTCATGGTTAATTTGAAGGCGTCGAAAGTGGATATTAGGAAAGCAGTTGAGGAGTTATATGAAGTGGGGGTAAAGAAAGTTAATGTTCTTATTACGCCTCGGGGAGAGAAAAAGGCGTTTGTCAAGCTACACCCAGACTATAAGGCTGTGGACGTGGCAATAAAACTGGGAATCCTCTAGTCTCTGTGCTTCCTCCGAAAAACTAATAGTGCCTACATGCACACGCGAAAAGTTAAGACAGGCGACAACAACTAGTTTTTACCAATCAAAATCTGCTAATAGACTGTCAAAGACCTGCACCAACATGTCTCAATAAGGAGAGGATACGTATGAATAGCGCCCCTGTTATTCAGATTTTACCTAGTTGCAAGTCGATCCGAAGCATGTATATGGAACATCCTCATGAGTAAGAAAGTCTCAGAACATGCCAACAAGCATTTTTCGCGTTCCATATGCGCATATATAGAAGCCAACGGCCCTCAAAAAACACATAGACAATCTTTTAAAACATGACATCCTTAAAATAATCCCTCAATACAAAAAAGGAGAAAAAACAAACATGGTAAAAGTGAATGATACAGAAGTCCCAGAAGGACTATACTATACAAAAGACTACGAATGGGTGAAAATCGAAGATAGCAAAGCACGCATAGGCGTAACAGACTACGCCCAAAAACAATTGCGCGAGATCGTCTACGCGGAACTACCCGCACAAGGCGACACAATAACGCAAAACGAACCCTTCGGCACAGTAGAATCCGTCAAAGCAGTGTCAGACCTCATAGCACCCTTAAGCGGCACAATCGAACAAGTAAACACAGAAGTGCAAAACCGTCCAGAACTCCTGAATGAAGACCCTTACGGCAAAGGTTGGCTACTTGTGATAACCCCCTCCAACATGGACGAACTAAAAAACATAATGGACTATGCCCAAGCAGTAGAATGGCACAAAAGCCTTTAGAAGAAGGTTAGACAGTGCCCCGAAAAATAGTCATCATCGGCGCTAACGCTGCCGGCGTTGATGCAGCCTCAGCCGCTAGAAAAACTGACCGCACCGCCGAAATTACACTCATAAACAAAGAAAAACACAGCGGATATTCCCGCTGCGGCCTACCCTTCGTCATCGGCGGCCACATACCAAACTTCAACAACCTCATAGTCTTCCCCCCAAGCTTCTACCAAATGATGAAACTAAACCTAAAAACAGAAACAACAGCCACAAACATCAACCCCACAAACAAAACAATCGACACAACCGACAAAACAGGCAACACTGAAACAATACCCTACGACAGCCTAATCCTCGCCATAGGCGCCTACTCCTTCATCCCTCCAATAAAAGGCAGAGAAAAACAAGCCGTCTACTCTCTTCGCACAATAGAAGATGGCCAACAAATCGATCAAGCAATAAGAAATGGAGCAAGAAACGCTGCTGTCATCGGTGCCGGACTAATTGGCTTAGAGACAGCCATAGCCTTAAAGGAAAGAGGAGTAAACACGACGGTGATAGAACTTTTACCCCAAGTTCTGCCTGTCATGCTGGACAAAGAAATGGCGAAACTTGTCCACGAAATGCTTGAACAAAAAGGATTAAGGATAATCGTGGGAAAAGGCGTCGACGAAATTCTTGGGGCAGAAAAAGTGGTAGCCATTTCAGTCGCAGGCGAACAAATCCCAGTGGACACGGTTGTAGTCGCAACAGGAGTAAGAGCCAATACAGAGCTCGCAACAAATACAGGCATAGCTACAGGCGAAACACGGGCCATAAAAACAAACGCAAGAATGGAAACAAATATTAAAGACATCTACGCCGCAGGCGACTGCGCCGAAAGCATCAATATAATCACCAAAAAACCTGTTTGTCCTCAACTAGGCACAGTAGCAGTAAGACATGCAAAAGTTGCGGGAATCAACGCTGCAGGGGGATACGCGCTGTTTATAGGAGCTCTCGGTTCAGCAGTGACGCAATTCTTCGACACGCAAATCGGCGTCACAGGCTTGACGGAATTCTTTGCAAGAAGAGAAGGAATGGAGACCGTGGCTGGAACAATCACTTCTAAGACAAGAGCAGATTATTATCCCGACGCTAAGCCAATAAAAGTGAAACTAATTGTTGAAAAAGAATCACAACGCATCATTGGAGGCCAAATCATAGCTGGAGAAGATACCACCCAACGCATAAACGCCCTATCCTTCGCCATGCAAAAACAGATGACTATCCGAGAACTAGCGAAAGCGGACACAGCATATGCACCGCCCTTGAACGAAACGTGGGAACCTATGGTCTTAGCCGCAGAAGTTGCACTGAGGAAACTCCGCTAGAAACATTGATTCCCCTCTTTTTCCCAAAACATGATACAGTAGGAAAATTAATATGGAAAGGGTATTTACAGTAATGCAAAAGTGTGAAACAATGGTGATTTAGGATGGCAATAAAAGTAGCTATAAACGGGTTTGGTAGAATTGGACGTTTGCTTTTTAGAGCTGCAACGGAAAGAAAAGCCAACATAGACTTTGTAGCATTAAACGACCTCGCACCCCCGAAAACCTTAGCGTACCTCCTCAAGAACGACTCAGTGCATGGACATCCCCCATTCGACGTAAAGGTTGAAGAAGACACGATAATCGTAGATGGCAAACCAATAAAAGTGTTATCAGAAAGAGACCCCGGCAAATTGCCCTGGAAAGATCTGGGCGTTTACTTGGCAGTTGAATCAACTGGCTTATTCACAGCCAGAGAAAAAGCTTCGCTGCACCTACAATCAGGCGCCAAGAAAGTTTTGATCTCTGCACCCGCCAAAAACCCCGATGTAACTGTGGTGTTGGGCGTGAACCACGAGAAGTATGACCATGCAAACCATAACATCATCTCAAATGCTTCATGCACGACAAACTGCGTCTCTCCAGTTGCCAAAGTATTGAACGACAACTTCGGCTTAAAGAAGGCGCTCATGACTACTGCCCACGCCTATACAAATGACCAAAGAATCCAAGATCTAGTTCATAGAAAACTCCGCAGGGGCAGAGCAGGAGCAGTATCAATCATACCTACAACAACGGGTGCCGCTGTGGCTGCCACAGTCGTGCTTCCAGAGCTTGCAGGAAGGATGAATGGTCTTGCTTTGAGGATTCCAGTGCCAAACGTCTCAATAGTTGACTTTACGGTATTACTAGAAAAGGAAACAACGGCAGAGGAGATTAACTCTGCATTTAAGGCAGCTGCAGAAGGACCGCTGAAGGGAATAATGGACTACACTGAAGAGCAGCTTGTGTCAGTCGATTTTAACCACAACCCGTACTCGGCAACAATCGATGCATTATCCACTATGGTAGTCGGCGGCAACTTGGCAAAGG encodes:
- a CDS encoding 50S ribosomal protein L3 — its product is MGHRKKSAPKRGSLAYLPRGRAARETGRIRYWPPTTEGPKLLGFMGYKAGMTHLFYVEDHPRSPNFGKEVNQPSTVIETPPILICGVRAYIKTDYGLKTFTEAWMKDPPKDLERIFTLPDNFAPENGLKKIEENLDSIVEFRLLTITQPRLTSVPKKKPELMEIKVDGASIKELFEYARGLLGKTVGVTEVFKEGQLVDAIAISKGKGFQGPVKRWGIRILSRKSRKIKRGVACIGPWRPPRVLYTVPRAGQMGYHKRTEYNKRILKIGVDGKEVTPSGGFVRYGVVKSTFLLLKGSVPGPRKRLIRLRVPARPSTTVPVEPPKIVEISLASQQG
- the gap gene encoding type I glyceraldehyde-3-phosphate dehydrogenase, with amino-acid sequence MAIKVAINGFGRIGRLLFRAATERKANIDFVALNDLAPPKTLAYLLKNDSVHGHPPFDVKVEEDTIIVDGKPIKVLSERDPGKLPWKDLGVYLAVESTGLFTAREKASLHLQSGAKKVLISAPAKNPDVTVVLGVNHEKYDHANHNIISNASCTTNCVSPVAKVLNDNFGLKKALMTTAHAYTNDQRIQDLVHRKLRRGRAGAVSIIPTTTGAAVAATVVLPELAGRMNGLALRIPVPNVSIVDFTVLLEKETTAEEINSAFKAAAEGPLKGIMDYTEEQLVSVDFNHNPYSATIDALSTMVVGGNLAKVLAWYDNEWGFSCRMVELIELIGKKAGF
- the gcvH gene encoding glycine cleavage system protein GcvH, coding for MVKVNDTEVPEGLYYTKDYEWVKIEDSKARIGVTDYAQKQLREIVYAELPAQGDTITQNEPFGTVESVKAVSDLIAPLSGTIEQVNTEVQNRPELLNEDPYGKGWLLVITPSNMDELKNIMDYAQAVEWHKSL
- the glyS gene encoding glycine--tRNA ligase; the protein is MQKPDKYEIISELARRRGFFWPSYEIYGGVSGFYTYGPLGSLLKQRIEAKFRDFFIKPLNILEMESSIVTPAKVFEASGHVKAFQEPMVECLKCKKKFRADHLLQEQAKMSDTQTEKLSLQEIATEIKKHNIECPECGSELGKPKYFMTMFTTTIGPYSDAVGYGRPEAAQGIFVEFRRLYETARERFPLGVAQIGHALRNEISPRQGLIRQREFTIADIEFFFDPKDPKCPLMKEVEEETLCLIPAELRQKDAKKAVDVTVKKALQKGYIKTEWQAYFMVLAKYFLNVLGVPDDKQRFIEKLEWERAHYSEQGYDQEIYLDRWGWTEVSGHNYRSDYDLKQHMEHSGVDMQVFKEYDKPKMTEKVVVEPVLAEIGPAFKKDASRVMALLLEADVEEVKKSLRENGYYMAKSFKILPEHVKIVCKDIEETGRRFIPHVVEPSFGIDRIVYVALEYAYGKREGRTLLRFPRELAPVQVGLYPLVTKDGLAEKAKKLHKMLMIEGFMVEYDEAGSIGRRYARADEAGTPLCITIDYQTLNDDTVTVRDRDSWKQVRTKMENLPKSLHAYFSHKKDFKDIGKSI
- a CDS encoding RNA-binding protein, with product MSNREFSMAIPASLVFDIPHLREKTLRVGMVGRAAAIFGVDEIIIFSDVPERNQNREFNLIASILSYMETPQYLRKQLFKIKPELRFAGVLPPLRTPHHPLQNRVKDLVDGEYREGAVIAHTQDGTLVDVGVERHALIRNKKMQINTRVTVRIRKTKRLLGADVVNRSEIAEYWGYKVTRSRLTFGKLLKKNAFDLVIATSKYGKPFVDISEELTNRWKASRKILVAFGAPTRGLYEIAKQENLNLDNVADFVINTIPNQNVETVRTEEALLVTLGILNYMVAKG
- a CDS encoding 50S ribosomal protein L23; its protein translation is MDPYDVVLYPLMTEVASRLLETENKLIFMVNLKASKVDIRKAVEELYEVGVKKVNVLITPRGEKKAFVKLHPDYKAVDVAIKLGIL
- a CDS encoding FAD-dependent oxidoreductase; its protein translation is MPRKIVIIGANAAGVDAASAARKTDRTAEITLINKEKHSGYSRCGLPFVIGGHIPNFNNLIVFPPSFYQMMKLNLKTETTATNINPTNKTIDTTDKTGNTETIPYDSLILAIGAYSFIPPIKGREKQAVYSLRTIEDGQQIDQAIRNGARNAAVIGAGLIGLETAIALKERGVNTTVIELLPQVLPVMLDKEMAKLVHEMLEQKGLRIIVGKGVDEILGAEKVVAISVAGEQIPVDTVVVATGVRANTELATNTGIATGETRAIKTNARMETNIKDIYAAGDCAESINIITKKPVCPQLGTVAVRHAKVAGINAAGGYALFIGALGSAVTQFFDTQIGVTGLTEFFARREGMETVAGTITSKTRADYYPDAKPIKVKLIVEKESQRIIGGQIIAGEDTTQRINALSFAMQKQMTIRELAKADTAYAPPLNETWEPMVLAAEVALRKLR
- a CDS encoding 50S ribosomal protein L4, whose protein sequence is MTSKVFDLKGKAVGKVKLPKVFRTPLRPDVIKRAVVALQSRRFQPQGRDPMAGKRTTAESRGVGLGIARVPRMKDRNRAAFGVSIVGGHRANPPRSEKRIVKRIPRKEMGLALRSAVAATGAKDVVTGRGHLVDDVRDFPLVVVDDVEDLRRTKDVEGVLLELGVWADVFRVKESRSVRAGRGKTRGRRYKQAVGPLIVVVENKGIVEAGRNLPGVDVVLVEGLNVELLAPGTHAGRLTVWSNSALERLGEKLGEVA
- a CDS encoding bifunctional phosphoglucose/phosphomannose isomerase, giving the protein MPKPTVLDQPDKVRAIDKSNMLELCEKTPDFCRDAIKRAEKLKMPYKTPKNVIVAGMGGSAIGGELLKDWLRDRALIPIEICRDYVLPAYANGNSLVIAVSYSGETEETLSAFLEAVKRHCMVITISSGGHLQAFSQKLKIPHISIPPGLPPRAAIAYTFFPLVVLMEKLHIVKKAKEEIEEALHVLQKISEESKLRIPLKDNRAKKLALRIEGTIPIIYGFRQYSAVARRLKCQFNENSKVPSKFDTFSELNHNEVVGWAAPENFTKNFSIILIRDPKEPPEIRKRIEITKQITSKKVHNILEIQAVGKQKLAKMLSTMYIGDFASIYLALLRGIDPTPTKTIVHLKQEMKRKLDTIMKLEKKLMK